A window from Citrus sinensis cultivar Valencia sweet orange chromosome 3, DVS_A1.0, whole genome shotgun sequence encodes these proteins:
- the LOC127898698 gene encoding shaggy-related protein kinase theta-like, with amino-acid sequence MNVMRRLKSIASGRTSISSDPGGDSGIKRAKVDKELEVNGEANLVERSASSLEQHMASTSLEPVASTSEAATVARTERSGFDQLPKEMNEMRIRDEKNVNHDDKDLEPSIVNGNGTEAGQVIATTVGGRNGQPKQTISYMAERVVGTGSFGVVFQAKCLETGDSVAIKKVLQDKRYKNRELQIMRLLNHPNVVSLKHCFFSTTEKDELYLNLVLEYISETVYRVSKHYTRMNQHVPILYVQLYTYQICRALNYLHHVVGVCHRDIKPQNLLVNPHTHQLKICDFGSAKMLVPGEPNISYICSRYYRAPELIFGATEYTTAIDMWSIGCVLAELLLGQPLFPGESGVDQLVEIIKILGTPTREEIKCMNPNYTEFKFPQIKAHPWHKIFHKRMPPEALDLVSRLLQYSPSLRCTALEACAHPFFDDLRDPNTCLPNGRPLPTLFNFTAQELAGASNELRQRLIPEHARK; translated from the exons ATGAATGTCATGCGCCGTCTCAAGAGCATTGCTTCTGGTCGCActtctatttcttctgatCCG GGTGGAGATTCTGGCATAAAGAGGGCAAAGGTCGATAAAGAATTAGAGGTAAATGGGGAAGCAAATTTGGTTGAAAGAAGTGCCTCCAGTCTAGAGCAGCATATGGCTTCTACATCTCTGGAGCCTGTTGCAAGCACGTCCGAAGCAGCCACAGTTGCTAGAACTGAAAGATCAGGTTTTGATCAACTGCCTAAGGAAATGAATGAGATGAGAATAAgagatgaaaaaaatgttaaccATGATGATAAG GATTTGGAACCCTCAATTGTCAATGGCAATGGAACAGAAGCAGGTCAAGTCATTGCTACTACAGTAGGTGGTCGAAATGGACAACCAAAGCAG ACAATCTCCTATATGGCAGAACGTGTGGTGGGGACTGGTTCCTTTGGTGTTGTCTTCCAA GCTAAGTGCCTTGAAACAGGGGACTCTGTTGCAATAAAGAAGGTGCTCCAGGATAAGAGATACAAGAATAGGGAACTCCAAATTATGCGTTTACTTAACCATCCTAATGTTGTTTCTCTGAaacattgtttcttttcaaCTACTGAGAAAGATGAGCTTTATCTTAACCTTGTCTTGGAGTATATATCTGAAACTGTCTACCGAGTTTCAAAGCACTATACCAGAATGAACCAACATGTGCCCATTCTTTACGTGCAGCTGTATACATACCAG ATTTGCCGTGCACTGAATTACTTGCATCATGTTGTTGGGGTGTGTCATCGAGACATTAAGCCACAAAATTTATTG GTCAATCCCCATACACACCAGTTAAAGATATGTGACTTTGGAAGTGCAAAGATGTTG GTGCCAGGTGAACCCAACATATCGTATATCTGCTCAAGATATTACAGGGCCCCGGAACTTATATTTGGGGCTACAGAATACACAACTGCCATTGATATGTGGTCCATTGGATGTGTCTTGGCTGAGCTTCTTCTTGGACAG CCTTTATTTCCTGGGGAAAGTGGAGTTGACCAGCTCGTCGAAATCATTAAG attctGGGAACACCAACAAGAGAAGAAATTAAGTGCATGAATCCAAATTACACAGAATTTAAGTTCCCTCAAATTAAAGCTCATCCATGGCATAAG ATATTTCACAAACGAATGCCCCCTGAAGCACTGGATCTTGTCTCAAGGTTGCTTCAGTATTCACCAAGCCTACGATGCACTgct TTGGAGGCATGTGCACACCCCTTCTTTGATGATTTGAGAGACCCCAATACTTGTTTGCCAAATGGGCGACCCCTACCTACTCTTTTCAATTTCACTGCTCAAG AATTGGCTGGTGCCTCTAATGAATTGCGACAACGTCTTATCCCGGAGCACGCAAGGAAATGA
- the LOC127900992 gene encoding E3 ubiquitin-protein ligase At1g63170-like, giving the protein MRMNPPADAAETSPLLAHSLPDHLIRSRRLLRRPPPPLRGAAARLLRRASGRRLMLREPSVRVRETAAEQLEERQSYWAYSRPIIVLDVLWNLVFVIVAFAVLGVSINEKPEVPLRLRIVGYALQCLFHVFCVSLEFKRRRRGEGVVFGDSVSGSSSTTVTGDEEERFHGENDSSVAKNLESANTFLSFLWWIVGFYWITASGETLISCSPQLYWLCVTFLAFDVVFVMICVGVACLIGIAVCCCLPCILGILYALTEREGATEEEIDRLPKFKFSRIDGLEKVNGEIQEPFGGIMIECDTDMPMEHVISEDDAECCICLSAYDDGTELRELPCRHHFHCSCLDKWLYINSTCPLCKFNILKMSNERGSEEV; this is encoded by the exons ATGCGAATGAACCCCCCAGCAGACGCCGCGGAAACGTCACCACTCTTAGCTCACTCACTCCCCGACCACCTCATTCGAAGCCGCCGTCTACTCCGCCGTCCGCCACCTCCGTTACGGGGCGCCGCGGCGCGACTCCTCAGACGCGCTAGCGGGAGGCGGTTGATGCTACGAGAGCCATCGGTGCGCGTGAGGGAAACGGCGGCGGAGCAGCTGGAGGAGCGTCAAAGCTACTGGGCTTACTCGAGGCCCATTATAGTGCTTGATGTCCTGTGGAATTTGGTATTTGTAATTGTTGCCTTCGCAGTGTTGGGTGTGAGTATAAACGAAAAGCCTGAGGTGCCTCTAAGGCTCCGGATTGTTGGTTACGCTTTGCAGTGTTTGTTTCACGTTTTTTGCGTCTCTTTGGAGTTCAAAAGAAGGCGCCGAGGGGAAGGTGTTGTTTTTGGTGATTCCGTTTCTGGGTCCAGCAGTACTACTGTCACCGGTGATGAAGAAGAGCGGTTTCATGGTGAAAATGATAGCAG TGTAGCAAAGAATTTGGAGTCAGCAAAtacatttctttcatttttgtgGTGGATTGTTGGGTTCTACTGGATAACTGCAAGTGGTGAAACTTTGATAAGTTGTTCGCCGCAGCTTTATTG GCTTTGTGTTACATTCCTTGCTTTTGATGTGGTCTTTGTTATGATCTGTGTTGGTGTGGCATGCCTCATTGGTATTGCTGTTTGTTGCTGTCTTCCTTGTATACTTGGAATACTCTATGCATTGACAGAGCGG GAAGGAGCCACCGAAGAAGAGATTGATCGATTGCCGAAATTCAAATTCAGCAGGATAGATGGTTTAGAGAAAGTTAATGGTGAGATTCAAGAACCTTTTGGAGGGATAATGATTGAATGTGACACTGATATGCCAATGGAACATGTTATTTCTGAGGATGATGCT GAGTGTTGCATCTGCCTTTCTGCTTATGATGATGGAACTGAGCTGCGGGAACTTCCTTGCCGACACCATTTCCACTGCTCTTGCTTAGACAAGTGGTTGTACATCAATTCTACATGTCCTCTTTGCAAATTCAACATTCTAAAAATGAGCAATGAAAGAGGCAGCGAAGAGGTTTAG
- the LOC127900865 gene encoding BON1-associated protein 2-like, translating to MLEKSSSGYRTIELTVLSGEDLRIDRRLIKKNAFAIVQTDTSFDYCTTKVDESGGSHPSWNEKLVIELPMHARFITVQVQCKSKSSSSGNNNNHNKIVGFARIPVSDFIGGYAPENYLHFLSYRLRNAKGDKNGIINVSVRSLKVAADQHASSSNYLSKAPRLNVQGYVPAYSGFASGFGAPVGGVVTGVPVWCANRA from the coding sequence ATGCTGGAAAAATCATCCTCCGGCTACCGCACGATAGAATTGACAGTACTATCAGGCGAAGACTTACGTATTGATCGGAGATTAATAAAGAAGAACGCATTCGCAATCGTACAAACGGATACTTCTTTCGATTATTGCACCACAAAAGTTGACGAATCAGGAGGAAGCCATCCTTCGTGGAACGAAAAGCTCGTTATCGAATTGCCCATGCATGCACGTTTTATTACTGTACAAGTACAATGCAAGAGCAAGAGTTCTTCCTCagggaataataataatcacaacaAAATTGTTGGGTTTGCCAGAATACCTGTTTCAGATTTCATTGGAGGGTATGCTCCGGAAAATTATCTGCATTTTCTGAGTTATAGATTAAGGAATGCTAAAGGGGACAAGAATGGGATTATAAACGTTTCCGTGAGATCACTTAAGGTGGCCGCGGATCAGCATGCAAGCAGCAGCAATTATTTGTCCAAGGCACCAAGACTGAACGTGCAGGGTTATGTGCCTGCCTATTCGGGATTTGCTTCGGGATTCGGGGCTCCCGTTGGTGGAGTTGTCACTGGGGTTCCTGTTTGGTGCGCAAACCGTGCATAA
- the LOC127900991 gene encoding pentatricopeptide repeat-containing protein At2g03880, mitochondrial-like translates to MFKLDFKILNFSLRCRSKIIGPARYTHNVGNSVKPASDLNRALVDFSNSGEIDEAGQLFEKMSDRDGFTWNTMIAAYANSGRLREAKKLFNETPFKNFFTWSSLIYGYSNYGRDIEAFELFWQMQLEGYRPSQYTLDNVLRLCSLKGLLQRGEQFHGYAIKTCFDLNAFVVTGLVDMYAKCKCIFEAEYLFKMFPDGKNHVAWTTMITGYSQNGYGFKAIECFRDMRVEGVESNQFTFPSILTACAAVSARDFGAQVHGCILSSGFEANVYVQSALIDMYAKCGDLDSARRLLEYSEIDNEVSWNSMIVGFARQGFHKEALSLFKKMHARDIKIDDFTYPSVLNCFASNIDLNNAKSVHSLIVKTGFEGYKFVNNALIDMYAKQGNLDCAFMVFNLMQDKDVISWTSLITGCAYHGSYEEALKYFSDMRISGICPDHVVVSSILSACAELTVLEFGQQVHAVFLKSGGCSSLSVDNSLVLVYAKCGCINDANRVFDSMHTRDVITWTALIMGCAQNGKGKEALQFYDQMLARGTKPDYITFVGLLFACSHAGLAENARWYFESMDKVYGIKPGPDHYACMIDLLGRSGKLIEAKALLDQMVGEPDATVWKALLSACRVHGDLELGERAANNLFELEPMNAMPYVQLSNMYSTAGKWEDAARVRKLMKSRGIRKEPGCSWVETNSQVHIFISEDRGHPLRTDIYSKIDEIMLLIKEAGYVPDMNFALHNVEEEGKEIGLAYHSEKLAVAFGLLTLPQGAPIRIFKNLRVCGDCHTAMKYISAVYLRHIILRDSNRFHHFKAGNCSCGDYW, encoded by the coding sequence ATGTTCAAATTGGAtttcaaaattcttaatttttcccTCAGGTGCCGAAGCAAGATCATAGGACCAGCTCGCTATACTCACAACGTTGGAAACTCTGTTAAGCCCGCATCTGACTTGAATCGGGCTCTTGTTGATTTTTCGAATTCAGGTGAAATCGATGAAGCAGGCCagttgtttgagaaaatgtctGATAGAGACGGGTTTACATGGAACACCATGATAGCTGCTTATGCCAATTCAGGCAGATTAAGGGAAGCAAAAAAGCTATTCAACGAAACCCCCTTCAAGAATTTTTTCACTTGGTCTTCACTTATTTATGGGTACTCAAACTATGGACGTGATATTGAAGCATTTGAGTTGTTTTGGCAAATGCAGCTTGAAGGATATAGGCCTAGTCAATACACATTGGATAATGTACTTAGGTTGTGTTCTTTAAAGGGATTGCTTCAAAGAGGAGAACAATTTCATGGGTATGCCATAAAGACTTGTTTTGACTTGAATGCTTTTGTTGTGACCGGTCTTGTTGATATGTATGCAAAGTGCAAGTGCATCTTCGAAGCTGAGTATCTCTTTAAAATGTTTCCTGATGGTAAAAATCATGTGGCCTGGACTACTATGATAACTGGGTATTCACAAAATGGCTATGGGTTTAAAGCAATTGAGTGTTTCCGAGACATGAGAGTTGAAGGGGTTGAGTCTAATCAGTTTACTTTTCCTAGTATATTGACAGCTTGCGCAGCTGTTTCGGCACGTGATTTTGGGGCTCAGGTGCATGGTTGTATACTCAGTAGTGGTTTTGAAGCTAATGTCTATGTTCAAAGTGCATTGATTGATATGTATGCAAAATGCGGGGATTTGGATAGTGCCAGGAGATTGTTAGAGTATTCGGAGATTGACAATGAGGTTTCTTGGAACTCTATGATAGTTGGGTTTGCGAGGCAAGGATTTCATAAGGAAGCTTTGTCTTTGTTCAAGAAAATGCATGCGAGAGACATAAAGATTGATGATTTCACATACCCATctgttttaaattgttttgcttCAAATATAGATTTGAATAATGCAAAGTCTGTTCATTCATTAATCGTAAAAACTGGATTTGAAGGATATAAGTTTGTGAACAATGCACTTATTGATATGTATGCTAAACAAGGGAACTTAGATTGTGCTTTTATGGTTTTTAACCTTATGCAAGATAAGGATGTGATCTCATGGACCTCCTTGATCACGGGGTGTGCATACCATGGCTCTTATGAAGAAgctctcaaatatttttctgacATGAGAATCTCAGGCATTTGTCCGGACCATGTTGTCGTTTCCAGCATTCTGAGTGCCTGTGCAGAATTAACAGTTTTGGAATTTGGGCAACAAGTGCATGCAGTCTTTCTTAAATCTGGTGGTTGTTCATCCTTATCAGTAGATAATTCCCTTGTACTCGTGTATGCTAAGTGTGGATGTATCAACGATGCTAATCGTGTATTTGACTCTATGCATACAAGGGATGTTATCACTTGGACAGCTCTAATAATGGGTTGTGCAcaaaatggtaaaggaaaagaggctttacaattttatgatcAGATGCTTGCCAGGGGCACCAAGCCAGACTACATTACTTTTGTTGGCTTACTTTTTGCTTGCAGCCATGCTGGTCTTGCAGAGAATGCTCGCTGGTATTTCGAATCAATGGATAAGGTTTATGGAATCAAACCAGGTCCCGATCACTATGCCTGTATGATTGACCTCCTGGGGAGGTCTGGAAAACTCATTGAAGCCAAGGCATTACTAGATCAGATGGTAGGAGAGCCAGATGCAACTGTATGGAAAGCTCTCCTATCTGCATGTAGAGTACATGGGGACTTGGAACTGGGAGAGAGAGCGGCAAATAACCTCTTTGAATTGGAACCCATGAATGCCATGCCTTATGTTCAGCTATCTAATATGTATTCCACAGCTGGTAAATGGGAAGATGCCGCAAGAGTTCGAAAACTAATGAAATCAAGGGGAATCCGTAAGGAACCCGGCTGTAGTTGGGTTGAGACGAACAGCCAAGTACACATCTTTATATCTGAAGATAGGGGCCATCCATTGAGAACTGACATTTATTCCAAGATTGATGAGATTATGCTACTGATCAAGGAAGCTGGTTATGTGCCAGACATGAATTTTGCACTTCATAATGTGGAAGAAGAGGGTAAGGAGATTGGTCTGGCTTATCATAGTGAAAAGTTGGCTGTTGCTTTTGGACTTCTAACATTGCCACAAGGAGCACCCATTAGAATTTTCAAGAATCTCCGGGTTTGCGGTGATTGCCATACTGCTATGAAGTACATATCAGCAGTCTATCTTCGGCACATTATCTTGAGGGATTCAAACCGGTTTCATCACTTCAAAGCAGGAAATTGTTCGTGCGGAGACTACTGGTAA
- the LOC127900866 gene encoding BON1-associated protein 2-like, translating to MENSCSSHSRTVEITVLSAEDLRVDGRSVKKKAFAVVKLDPFNNRVTKVDAIGGSYPAWDEKLVMKLPMHVTFITLEVQCRTCSGSGDRLVGRATLLVSDFIGGYVPENHLNFLSYLLRDARGIRSGILNVSVRVKAGSGLGLLKSRYEYCSSSPSAQQKPVIGADAKKFNGLVAEIPVWNPYPV from the coding sequence ATGGAGAATTCTTGCTCATCCCATTCCCGGACGGTGGAAATCACAGTCTTGTCAGCCGAAGATCTTCGCGTTGACGGAAGATCAGTGAAAAAGAAAGCATTCGCCGTCGTTAAACTCGACCCGTTTAACAATCGTGTCACGAAAGTCGATGCCATCGGTGGAAGTTATCCTGCGTGGGACGAAAAGCTCGTGATGAAGCTGCCAATGCACGTCACCTTTATAACCCTAGAAGTACAATGCAGGACTTGTTCTGGTTCTGGGGACAGGCTTGTTGGGAGAGCCACGTTGCTCGTTTCGGATTTTATTGGAGGCTATGTGCCGGAAAATCATCTGAATTTTTTGAGTTATTTGTTGAGAGATGCGAGAGGGATCAGGAGTGGGATTCTTAATGTTTCCGTCAGAGTGAAAGCGGGATCAGGATTGGGATTATTGAAGTCAAGGTACGAGTATTGTTCATCGTCTCCATCGGCGCAACAAAAGCCAGTTATTGGTGCAGATGCGAAGAAGTTTAATGGACTTGTTGCTGAGATTCCTGTTTGGAATCCGTATCCCGTCTGA